In a genomic window of Streptomyces pristinaespiralis:
- a CDS encoding alpha/beta fold hydrolase has product MVRRIDVTGAGGVRLAAWEFADPPKGRAEGDTTPGVLLLHGLMGRASHWASTARWLSERHRAVALDQRGHGRSDKPAEGPYTRDAYVADAEAAIEQLGLAPVTLIGHAMGALTAWQLAAKRPDLVRALIICDMRASALGAASQREWEEWFRSWPVPFATLADVRKWFGEDDPRVERPNPARGEFFAEVMAERADGWRPVFSRRQMLTSRETWVHDAHWEELAQVRCPTLVVRGLDGELGRAEAQEMVRVLPRGQYGEVSDAGHLVHYDCPSGWRTAIEPFLDGVLTP; this is encoded by the coding sequence ATGGTGCGGCGCATCGACGTGACCGGAGCAGGTGGCGTACGCCTGGCTGCCTGGGAGTTCGCGGACCCGCCCAAGGGCCGCGCGGAAGGGGACACCACCCCGGGGGTCTTATTGCTCCACGGCCTGATGGGCCGGGCATCGCACTGGGCCTCGACGGCCCGGTGGCTCTCCGAGCGGCACCGCGCGGTCGCACTCGACCAGCGGGGCCACGGCCGCAGTGACAAGCCCGCGGAAGGGCCGTACACCCGCGACGCGTACGTGGCCGACGCCGAGGCCGCGATCGAACAGCTCGGTCTCGCGCCCGTGACCCTGATCGGTCACGCGATGGGCGCACTCACCGCCTGGCAGCTCGCGGCCAAGCGCCCGGACCTGGTCCGGGCCCTGATCATCTGCGACATGCGGGCCTCCGCGCTCGGCGCCGCGTCGCAGCGCGAGTGGGAGGAGTGGTTCCGCTCCTGGCCCGTCCCGTTCGCGACCCTGGCGGACGTCCGCAAGTGGTTCGGTGAGGACGACCCCCGGGTCGAGCGGCCGAACCCGGCCCGCGGCGAGTTCTTCGCGGAGGTCATGGCGGAGCGGGCCGACGGCTGGCGCCCGGTGTTCTCCCGCCGGCAGATGCTCACGTCACGCGAGACGTGGGTCCACGACGCCCACTGGGAGGAGCTGGCCCAGGTCCGCTGCCCCACGCTGGTGGTCCGCGGACTCGACGGCGAACTGGGCCGCGCGGAGGCCCAGGAGATGGTCCGCGTGCTGCCCCGAGGCCAGTACGGCGAGGTGTCCGACGCGGGCCACCTGGTCCACTACGACTGCCCCTCCGGCTGGCGGACGGCGATCGAGCCTTTCCTGGACGGGGTCCTGACGCCGTGA
- a CDS encoding metal-dependent transcriptional regulator: MSGLIDTTEMYLRTILELEEEGVVPMRARIAERLDQSGPTVSQTVARMERDGLVTVAGDRHLELTGEGRQLATRVMRKHRLAECLLVDVIGLEWEQVHAEACRWEHVMSEAVERRVLELLRHPTESPYGNPIPGLEELGEKAEADPFLDDSMVSLAELDPGADGKTVVVRRIGEPIQTDAQLMYTLRRAGVQPGSVVSVTESAGGVLVGSSGEAAELDAEVASHVFVAKR; this comes from the coding sequence ATGTCCGGACTGATCGACACGACGGAGATGTATCTCCGCACCATCCTCGAGCTCGAGGAGGAAGGTGTGGTGCCCATGCGGGCCCGTATCGCGGAGCGGCTCGACCAGAGCGGTCCGACGGTCAGCCAGACCGTGGCGCGCATGGAGCGCGACGGTCTGGTGACGGTGGCCGGCGACCGGCATCTGGAACTGACCGGCGAAGGCCGGCAGCTGGCCACACGCGTGATGCGCAAGCACCGGCTCGCCGAGTGTCTGCTCGTCGACGTGATCGGGCTGGAGTGGGAGCAGGTCCACGCGGAGGCCTGCCGCTGGGAGCACGTGATGAGCGAGGCGGTGGAGCGGCGGGTGCTGGAGCTGCTGCGTCACCCGACGGAGTCGCCGTACGGGAATCCGATCCCGGGGCTCGAGGAGCTGGGGGAGAAGGCGGAGGCCGACCCGTTCCTGGACGACAGCATGGTCTCCCTGGCCGAGCTGGACCCGGGCGCGGACGGCAAGACGGTGGTCGTGCGGCGGATCGGTGAGCCGATCCAGACCGACGCCCAGCTGATGTACACGCTGCGGCGTGCGGGCGTGCAGCCCGGTTCCGTGGTGAGCGTGACCGAGTCGGCGGGCGGTGTGCTCGTGGGCAGCAGCGGTGAGGCGGCGGAGCTGGACGCGGAGGTGGCGTCGCACGTGTTCGTCGCGAAGCGCTGA